Proteins encoded by one window of Microplitis demolitor isolate Queensland-Clemson2020A chromosome 6, iyMicDemo2.1a, whole genome shotgun sequence:
- the LOC103568798 gene encoding ATP-binding cassette sub-family C member 4 — protein MTAEKLRQNPLEKANSISRLFFWWTVELFKKGSRHGITKNDLFPPLASDKSKSLTDYLERAWAEELKKSETNEWSVNKNGYGNKSLKPSLLRAIIKTFWLESLIIGILQIFMNVILTNLQPIIQNWIIDFFENKNNKTSQNNALLYAGILAVLTFAMICITQQYIFLSRMLGMRIRVACCSLIYRKSLRLSKPALDETPVGQVINLLSNDVNRFDSVMVYINYLWISPLQVIVIGYLIWRSIGIYTLIGYGVLLLITIPMQGYVGVRTGKLRNLTAKLTDRRVQFMSELIAGIQVIKMYAWEMPFNKIVKQIRFNEIKTIHCSNNLQVLSTILSGISQKIMVFLTLVVLMYSGSIIDPQITFQIAIYFNTLQIHMADVFPVAIVLIGQTMVTVKRIEEFLRLEEVKENTRACLNVKESEISGVNDGKEKKSIPGAVVVELNKVSANWKFGQLPPTLCDVTLKINGGELCTIVGPVGSGKSSLLNLLLQELPVGAGTVGLFQFPREESADARSKSGFIQDNPEMKISYVSQDPWLFTGTVRQNILFGQDYDKARYEEVTKVCSLLRDFKQLPDGDKTIVGERGASLSGGQRARVNLARAIYRQADLYLLDDPLSAVDARVARCLFQDCILGYLKGKTRILVTHQLNYLKQADTIAILERGTITHHGAFNTLAKSDTEFISTFRNINSNDKKTLTDATEVLQNTKKRNIFLEETNHESKISLRTESSYEPTINEDYLGTNEKTTLPDEVMGTGFISKEIYFRFFQKGAGIIGVILLLILFIVTQVASIGVDQWMTYWTTLETFRPCIHSSGGFCQGAKHESNSLVNNTIFAPLLDADGLLPANTAVYIYLTLLITFVTLSMSRCYFLILVGMRAARKLHDLMLANILQATMYFFSTNPSGRLLNRFSKDVGAMDELLLPLMLQASLILFNSAGTLVNIFIVNPWMIILTVVAGVVFYFVTICYLVTAQDAKRVEGITKSPIYTQVSTTFNGLTTIRSRGREVQRMLRNDFDECQDINSGAWYLLIGTGSAYGFIIDIIACIFIAILCFSLILINPDNNYGASIGLAISQSLTLTNMLQWGIKQAMEVQSQMTAVERIIQYTDLPKEGPIESSKPLPENWPSKGRMQWKNVYLSYKEGDPPVLKNIDLMIEPGWKVGVVGRTGAGKSSLISALFRLVDDGLKGQIIIDDIDTKTIGLQDLRSSISIIPQEPVLFSETLRYNLDPFDKYTDKDIWDALREVELSDLALDQWVTEGGTNFSVGQRQLICLARALLRNNRILVLDEATANIDSRTDALIQRAIRSKFAGCTVITIAHRLNTIINSDRVLVMDNGCVAEFDTPYELLMQKPDSVFATMVKQTGPTMTAKIIQEVLELQLQST, from the exons AGCTTGGGCTGAAGAacttaaaaaatctgaaactaACGAATGGAGTGTGAATAAAAATGGATATGGAAATAAATCTCTGAAACCTAGTTTACTACGCGCGATTATCAAAACATTTTGGCTTGAATCTTTGATCATTGGAATACTTCAAATATTCatgaatgttattttaacaaatttacaaCCGATTATTCAGAACTGGATAATCGatttctttgaaaataaaaataataagacgTCCCAAAATAATGCGCTGCTATATGCCGGGATACTTGCGGTTTTAACTTTTGCAATGATATGCATAACtcaacaatatatatttttgagtcGAATGTTAGGAATGAGAATAAGAGTTGCCTGTTGTTCgttaatttatcgaaaaagttTAAGATTAAGTAAACCGGCTTTGGATGAAACTCCAGTTGGTCAGGTGATAAATCTTCTGAGTAATGACGTCAATCGCTTTGATTCTGTTAtggtttatattaattatctatgGATATCACCACTTCAG GTTATTGTGATCGGATACCTCATCTGGCGAAGTATAGGAATTTATACTCTGATTGGCTACGgagtattattattgataactaTTCCAATGCAAGGCTATGTTGGAGTAAGAACAGGAAAGCTTAGAAATTTGACTGCTAAATTAACCGATCGACGTGTGCAGTTTATGAGTGAATTAATAGCAGGAATTCAG GtgataaaaatgtatgcaTGGGAAATGCCGTTCAATAAAATAGTCAAGCAGATaagatttaatgaaataaaaacaattcattgctcaaataatttacaagtatTGTCTACGATATTGTCGGGGATTAGCCAAAAGATAATGGTTTTCCTAACACTGGTAGTTTTGATGTACAGTGGAAGTATAATAGATCCACAGATTACTTTTCAAATCGCTATTTACTTTAACACCCTTCAAATACATATGGCAGACGTCTTCCCCGTAGCCATCGTTCTGATTGGTCAGACTATGGTTACGGTTAAAAGAATTGAA GAATTCTTGAGATTAGAGGAAGTTAAAGAAAATACTAGAGCTTGTTTGAATGTCAAAGAGTCTGAGATTTCGGGAGTTAATGAtggaaaagagaaaaaatccATTCCTGGAGCTGTAGTTGTTGAACTGAATAAAGTTTCAGCCAATTGGAAATTTGGGCAGTTACCTCCGACACTTTGTGACGTAACTCTGAAGATCAACGGCGGAGAACTTTGTACTATTGTAGGTCCAGTTGGTTCGGGCAAAAGTTCTTTGCTTAATTTGCTGCTGCAGGAGCTGCCAGTTGGCGCGGGAACAGTTGGGCTCTTTCAGTTCCCTCGTGAAGAGTCAGCTGATGCCAGATCTAAATCTGGATTTATACAGGACAATCCAGAGATGAAAATATCATATGTAAGTCAAGATCCATGGCTTTTTACGGGAACTGTGAGACAGAATATCCTCTTTGGGCAGGATTATGACAAAGCGCGTTATGAAGAA GTAACGAAAGTTTGTTCATTACTGCGAGACTTTAAACAACTGCCTGATGGTGACAAGACAATCGTTGGCGAACGCGGAGCTTCACTGTCTGGTGGTCAACGAGCGAGAGTCAATCTGGCCAGGGCAATTTACAGACAAGCAGACTTATACCTACTAGATGATCCACTCAGTGCCGTGGATGCGCGTGTCGCTCGATGTCTCTTTCAGGATTGTATTCTCGGCTACCTGAAAGGCAAAACGCGGATTCTCGTCACCCATCAGCTAAATTATCTCAAGCAAGCTGACACCATCGCAATTCTGGAGCGC GGCACTATTACACATCACGGCGCTTTTAATACTTTAGCCAAATCAGATACGGAATTCATAAGCACGtttagaaatataaatagtaatgataaaaaaactttaactgATGCAACAGAAGTCCTTCAAAATACCAAGAAGAGAAACATTTTCCTCGAAGAGACTAACCATGAATCTAAAATTTCCTTAAGAACTGAAAGCAGTTATGAACCT ACAATAAATGAAGATTACCTTGGCACTAATGAAAAAACTACACTCCCTGATGAAGTCATGGGCACAGGGTTCATTTCTAAAGAAATTTACTTCCGTTTTTTCCAAAAAGGAGCCGGAATAATTGGTGTCATTCTACtattaattttgttcattGTAACCCAAGTCGCAAGCATTGGTGTCGACCAGTGGATGACTTATTGGACAACATTGGAAACATTCAGGCCGTGTATTCATTCCTCAGGCGGTTTTTGCCAGGGTGCTAAACATGAATCCAATTCTCTCGTCAATAACACAATATTCGCTCCACTTCTTGATGCTGACGGTTTGTTACCTGCGAACACGGCAGTCTATATCTACTTGACACTTCTTATCACTTTTGTCACGCTCTCAATGTCAAGGTGCTATTTCCTTATCCTGGTTGGAATGAGAGCTGCGCGTAAACTCCATGATCTCATGTTGGCCAACATTCTTCAAGCAACCATGTACTTTTTCAGTACAAATCCTTCTG gtcgattattaaatagattttCAAAAGACGTTGGTGCAATGGACGAGTTACTTCTGCCATTAATGCTTCAAGCTTCGTTGATACTTTTTAACTCAGCAGGGACTCTAGTCAATATCTTCATAGTCAATCCCTGGATGATAATATTGACGGTAGTTGCTGGCgtggttttttatttcgtaaCAATTTGTTACCTGGTAACAGCTCAAGATGCTAAACGAGTAGAAGGAATAA CTAAAAGTCCTATCTATACACAAGTAAGCACTACGTTTAATGGTTTAACGACAATCCGGAGTCGTGGCAGAGAGGTTCAAAGGATGTTACGGAATGATTTCGATGAATGCCAAGACATTAATTCTGGGGCATGGTATTTGTTGATAGGAACAGGATCAGCGTATGGTTTCATTATCGATATAATTGCGTGTATTTTTATTGCCATTCTATGTTTTTCATTAATCTTAATTAATCCTg ACAACAATTATGGAGCGTCTATAGGTTTAGCGATATCTCAGTCTTTGACGTTGACAAATATGTTGCAATGGGGTATAAAACAAGCTATGGAGGTACAGTCGCAAATGACGGCAGTTGAAAGAATTATTCAGTATACTGATCTACCAAAGGAAGGTCCAATAGAGTCATCGAAGCCGTTGCCAGAAAACTGGCCGTCAAAAGGACGGATGCAATGGAAAAATGTGTACCTCTCTTACAAAGAAGGTGATCCTCCTGTTTTAAAG aatatTGACCTGATGATAGAGCCGGGCTGGAAAGTGGGAGTTGTCGGAAGAACTGGGGCTGGAAAGTCTTCTTTGATATCAGCGCTCTTCCGACTTGTAGATGATGGACTTAAGGggcaaataataattgatgacATTGACACGAAAACAATTGGTCTTCAAGACTTACGATCAAGTATATCAATAATTCCACAAGAGCCtgttttattttctgaaaCTTTGCGATATAATCTCGATCCCTTCGACAAGTACACCGATAAAGACATTTGGGATGCTTTGAGAGAAGTTGAATTGAGTGATTTGGCACTCGATCAATGGGTCACCGAGGGTGGAACCAATTTCAGTGTCGGTCAGCGTCAACTTATTTGTCTCGCCCGAGCTCTGTTAAGAAACAATCGTATTCTTGTTCTCGATGAAGCCACCGCCAATATCGATTCTCG AACTGATGCATTAATTCAGCGAGCGATTCGCTCTAAATTCGCAGGCTGTACCGTTATAACAATAGCTCACCGATTAAACACGATCATAAACAGCGACAGAGTTCTAGTTATGGACAATGGTTGTGTTGCG GAGTTCGACACCCCCTATGAACTGCTGATGCAAAAACCAGATAGTGTCTTCGCTACAATGGTGAAGCAGACCGGACCAACAATGACCGCTAAAATAATACAAGAAGTGTTAGAACTACAGCTTCAATCAACATAG